One Melitaea cinxia chromosome 17, ilMelCinx1.1, whole genome shotgun sequence genomic region harbors:
- the LOC123661725 gene encoding uncharacterized protein LOC123661725, which produces MYLMLSFAYVLVFSAMFDAGATSKRSYSDQSIKGYITERTCWWNEVCKEEFQRLFRCKCPSWSYCRSPGKYYNAVCSMTETGYIWDQPNSQWRGQ; this is translated from the exons ATGTACTTAATGTTATCGTTCGCCTATGTGCTCGTGTTCAGCGCAATGTTCGATGCCGGTGCTACTAGCAAACGAAGTTACTCCGATCAATCTATAAAGGGATATATTACCGAG agAACATGTTGGTGGAACGAAGTTTGCAAGGAGGAGTTTCAAAGGCTGTTCCGTTGCAAGTGTCCTTCCTGGTCGTACTGCCGAAGCCCTGGCAAATACTATAACGCCGTGTGTTCCATGACTGAGACGGGCTACATATGGGACCAACCCAACTCTCAATGGAGAGGCCAGTGA
- the LOC123661863 gene encoding uncharacterized protein LOC123661863: protein MERIPRVLISIALAALLPMASLESREEVTKENIPHSRQKRILWITNDGRLALPPGTTMAITPSISMPFVRHPPKGFLSNVTVSFPFTIDFDKLGLTDNENPYGDLPPIFARSMGSAAASVMANYVGQYLDTRRGKRSTREAIPPEAEQHILDRFHGGERALLYGIAEDLLANFGLDGKECLLRAICEINAHPLKNFGFIGEVMKLFFSPSKSPYANLLSEYVEAQRAGESGGECWPYYRLCPKSIFQPSSNKYAKDAETLHRRQEQESIDNNEMEFRAM from the exons ATGGAGAGAATTCCTCGCGTATTGATTAGTATAGCACTTGCTGCACTCTTGCCGATGGCGTCACTCGAAAGTAGGGAAGAGGTAACAAAAGAGAATATTCCACACTCTCGTCAAAAGAGGATACTTTGGATTACTAACGATGGGAGGCTGGCACTTCCGCCAGGAACAACAATGGCCATAACGCCTTCGATATCGATGCCATTTGTCAGACATCCGCCCAAAGGATTTCTTTCTAATGTGACAGTCAGTTTTCCATTCACAA tTGATTTCGATAAGCTTGGTCTAACTGATAACGAAAACCCATACGGTGATTTGCCACCGATTTTCGCAAGATCTATGGGTAGTGCGGCCGCATCCGTGATGGCGAACTATGTGGGACAATATCTGGATACGAGGAGAGGGAAAAGGTCAACACGAGAAGCGATACCGCCGGAGGCAGAGCAACATATACTTGATAGGTTCCACGGAGGAGAGAG GGCTCTGTTATACGGAATCGCTGAAGACCTTTTAGCTAATTTTGGTTTAGATGGTAAAGAATGCCTTTTGAGAGCTATTTGCGAAATAAATGCGCATCCGCttaaaaattttggttttattgGTGAAGTAATGAAACTATTCTTTAG tcCCAGTAAGTCTCCATACGCGAATCTTTTGAGTGAGTACGTTGAGGCGCAACGCGCTGGAGAGTCGGGAGGAGAGTGCTGGCCATACTACAGACTCTGTCCAAAAAGTATTTTCCAACCGTCTTCTAACAAATATGC AAAAGACGCAGAAACTTTACACAGGCGGCAGGAACAAGAAAGCATTGATAACAACGAGATGGAATTCAGAGCTATGTAA